DNA sequence from the Acidobacteriota bacterium genome:
CGACGGCTCTCGTCGAACTCCTCGATCACTACGGCGGTGGAGTAGGGAATCTCTCGGCGGGTGTGAGCCAGAACCTTTTCGCGGATGATCTCGGAAGCCAGGAAGCGCTCCTGCTGATCGGTGAAGTAGTCTTCGGGAAAAAGCCAGTCCGACTCGGGCAGATGCTCGGCGATGCGCTCCAGCAGCACCTCGACGTTGTCGCCCTGGGAGGCCGAGATGGGGATGATCTCCTGGTAGGCGAAGCGCTCGTTGTAAGCTTCGATCTCGGGCAGCAGACGGCCCTTGTTGACGGCGTCGGCCTTGTTGAGCAGCAGCAGGGTGGGCTTGCCGGCCTGCTTGACCAAATCGACCACGAACTGCTCGCCGCGTCCGTAGGGCTCGGAGGCGTCCACCATGTGAAGCAGCAGATCCACGTCCTTGATGGCTTCGTAGACGGTATCCATCATGATCTGGTTGAGGCGGTAGCCCGGCTTGTGGATTCCCGGAGTGTCGACGAAGATCATTTGTGCCTCCCCGCGGTTGAGGACGCCCAAGATGCGCCGACGCGTGGTTTGGGGCTTGTCGCTGACGATGGCGATCTTCTGCCCCATGAGGTGGTTGAGCAGCGTCGACTTGCCCGCGTTGGGGCGTCCGATGAGCGCGATGTGACCGCATTTGGACATGGCTTCAGTGTATCGGATTTCGCTTCGCCGAGTCGCGATGTCAGCCGCGCCGGCCGTGTTAAAATAGGCGTTTGGACCGACGGGAGCAGAACCAATATGTCAGGACATTCCAAGTGGCATTCGATTAAACATAAGAAGGCGGCGGCTGACGCCAAGCGGGGCAAGCTGTTCACCCGCTTGATCAAGGAGATCAGCGTGGCCGCGCGCCTGGGCGGCGGGGACGAAGATTCCAATCCGCGGCTACGCACGGCGGTTGAGAAGGCCAAAGGCGCCAACATGCCCCAGGACAACATCAAGCGGGCCATTCTCAAAGGCACCGGAGAACTGCCGGGGCAGGTCTACGAACCCGTCAGCTACGAGGGCTACGGACCGGGCGGAGCGGCCGTCTTCATCGAAACGCTGACCGACAACAGGAACCGCACCGTGGCCGAGATCCGTCACCTCTTCTCGAAACATAACGGCAACCTGGCCGAGAACGGGGCGGTGGCCTGGATCTTCGAACGCAAGGGCTACTTCAGGGTTCCTCTGGACGCAGCCGAGGAAGACCAGTTGCTGGAGATTGCCCTGGAAGCCGGCGCCGAGGACATGGAGACGGGCGAGGACGCTTACGAGATCTATTCGCCCTTCGAGCAATTCGATGCGGTGCGCGACGCGCTGGACAAGGCCGGCATCGAGGCCGAAAGCAAAGAAGTCACCATGATCCCGCAGAACTCCCTGGCCCTGGAGGGCAAGCAGGCCCAGCAGATGCTCAAGCTGATGGATGCGCTGGAAGACCACGAAGACGTGCAGAACGTCTACTCCAACCTCGACATCGACGAAGCCGAGATGGAAGCCCTCATGAACTGAGGGGCTGGCCTGGCTCGCCAAAATCCAACTTCCAAAGCCCCCAACTCACAACAGTCGGTCTTGCCCTTTTTTGGAGCCTTTGCGGGTTGGGAATTGGAGCTTGAGAGTTCGAGTCGGCCACGACTCGCATGACAGAGCCGCGTGACAAGATAAGCGGATGAAGGTGTTCGGCGTCGATCCGGGCAGCCGGGTGACGGGCTACGGGGTCATCGAAGCGCAGGGAAGCCGGCTCAAGTGCCTCGACTATGGAAAGGTGGAGGGGCTCAAACGCGGAGACTCTTCCGATTTCGCCCAGCGTCTGGTTCGCATCTACCAAGGATTAAAGCAGCGCATCGCCGAGCACCAGCCCGAGGTGGTGGCGGTGGAGAAGGTCTTTCACGCCGTCAACGTGCAGACGGCCCTCAAGTTGGGCCATGCCCGCGGCGTCATCTTGCTGGCCGCCGCCGAAGCCGGCGTCCCCATCCTCGAATACTCGCCCCTGGAGATCAAGAAGTCGGTGGTGGGCTACGGACGGGCCGAGAAAACGCAGGTGCAGATGATGGTCAAGACGTTGCTCAACCTGCGCCGTACGCCTCAGCCCCACGACGCCGCCGACGCCCTGGCGGTGGCTATCTGCCACAGCTTCAACGGATCACCACGCCGGCGTAGCCGACAACGCTGGAAAATTCCCCGGTAACGTCGCTGGACTGGGCATAGTCGACCACCTCGGCTCTTCGCGCCTCCAGCAGCCTGCACGCCTCCATAATCGCGATCATGGGACCGTATCCGCACATCGAGATGGGCCGTTCCCGCACCTCGCGATAGAGCCCCTGGCAGTCCATTTCACAGATCAGGCGCAGGGCGGCTTGGTCCTTTTGGCGGCCGACCTCGGCGGGCTCGAAGTGGTTCATGTCGGAAGTGGCGATGAGCATGACCGGCTCTTCCGCCTCTTCCAGCACAGCCGCCAATCCGCGTCCCAGAAGCAGCAGGCTCTGCAGTCGCGAGGTTCCCACGGCCACCGGCACGAAGGTGAACTCGTCCAGGAAGTACTGGAGGAAGGGCAACTGCACTTCCACAGAGTGCTCGCGGCGCAGGGCCTCGGGGCTGTCCTGCACGTTCAGGCAGTGGCGTTTGATGGCGCGCGCCAGCGGACGGTCGATCTCAACCTCGCCGAGGGGAGTCTGCCAGCGTCCCAGCGACTGGATGGAAAGCGGGGCGCCCCGTCCCGTGTGGTTGGGGCAGAGCAGGATGAAGCGGCGGGGAAGCTGCAGCCCTGCCAGGGTCTTGCCGATGATGTGGCCGCAATAGCGGTATCCGGCATGGGGCAGCATCACGCCCAAGGCCTTGTGCTTGGAGCGTTGAGGAGGAATGGCCGAGGCTACCTGGCGGCGCAGTTCCGGCGCTTCTCCAGGATAAAAGCTGCCGGCAAAAGCCGCCTTGTGGATCATTTCAATGCCTCCCTCTCTATCTTAACGTCCTCCTAGCTGATTTCAATGCGGCGGGGGCTGAGCTCTCTCTGCTTGGCCAAGCGGATGGTCAGCACGCCGTCGCGCAGCAGGGCGGAAATGGTGTCCGAGTCGAGGTGACCGGGCAGGTTGAAGTGGCGGATGAAGCGGCCCCAGGCGCGCTCGCGCTGATGGTGGACCACTTCGCCCTCGGCCCTCGGCTGCCGCCGCCGCTGCCCGCTCAGGGTCAGCACGTTGCCCGTCAACTGCAGTTTCACGTCCTCTCGCTGCACTTCGGGCAACTCGGCCTTGACCACGAACTCCTCCGCCGTTTCCAGGATATCGACGACGGGGGTCCAGGCCCGCTCGGAGGAAGGTGCGGAGGACTCTTCGGCCGAGGGTCCCGATTGGACGCTCTGCTCCAGGATCTGCTTCATGCGTTGCTGGAGCTGTTTCAACTCTTGAAACGGGTCTTGACTCATGCGGTCACGTCCCTGAAATCAAACTTGAGTCTGTTCTTGTCAACTTTTTTAAGCCCCGGCCTTGCTTCCGGCGCGGTCGGGTCTTAGATAAACTCTCGCAGAAGAGTTTAAAAGAATTCCTTTGAGGACGAAAGTAAATGGATATAAATCGAATGACCGAGAAAGCCCGCCAAGCCCTGATGGAGGCCCAGAGCGATGCCGCGCGCAGAGGCCATCAGCAGGTCGACGTCGAGCATCTGCTGGCCACGCTGCTGGTGCAGCCCAAGGGATTGACGGCTGCCATCCTCAACAAGGCCGACGTCAACGTGGAAGGGCTGCAACAGCGCATCGAGGGGGATCTTGAGCGGCGTCCCTCGGTTTCGGGACCGGGGGCCGAGGCCGACAAAGTTTACATAACCGGACGCCTGAATACCTTGCTGGCCCAAGCCGAGTTGGAGGCCAAGGGCCTGAAAGACCAGTATGTCTCGGCCGAGCATCTGCTGCTGGCCATGCTCGACGACAAGGGCACGGCAGGCATGTTGCTGAAGGAATTCGGCGTGACCCGCGACCGCATGCTCAAGGCGTTGCGCGAAGTAAGGGGATCGCAGCGCATCACCTCCCAGAACCCTGAATCCACCTATCAAGCTCTGGAGCAGTACGGGCGCGACCTGACCCAGGATGCCCGGCGGGGCAAGATCGATCCCGTCATAGGACGCGACGAAGAGATCCGCCGCATCACCCAGGTCTTGTCGAGGCGCACCAAGAACAATCCGGTGCTGATCGGCGAGCCCGGCGTGGGCAAGACCGCCATCGCCGAGGGACTGGCCCAGCGCATCGTCAACGGCGACGTGCCCGAGGGACTCAAGAACAAGCGCATCGTCTCTCTCGACATGGGCGCCCTGATCGCCGGCGCCAAGTACCGCGGCGAGTTCGAGGAGCGTCTCAAGGCCGTGCTCAAAGAAGTGCAGGAAGCCGAAGGAGAGATCATCCTCTTCATCGACGAACTGCACACCGTGGTGGGCGCCGGACGCACCGAGGGATCGATGGACGCCGGCAACCTGCTCAAGCCCATGCTGGCCCGCGGAGAACTGCACTGCATCGGCGCCACCACTCTGGACGAGTACCGCAAGCACGTGGAAAAAGACGCCGCGCTGGAACGGCGTTTTCAGCCGGTGCTGGTCGATCAGCCTTCGGTGGAAGACACCATTTCCATCCTGCGCGGCCTCAAGGAGCGCTACGAAGTGCATCACGGCGTGCGCATCCAGGACGCAGCACTGGTGTCGGCCGCGGTGCTTTCCAACCGCTACATCTCCGACCGCTTTCTGCCCGACAAGGCCATCGATTTGATGGACGAAGCGGCCGCCAAGCTGCGCACCGAAATGGATTCCATGCCGGCTGAACTGGACGAGATCCGGCGCCGCGTCATGCAGCTTGAAATCGAGCGCGAGGCTCTCAAGAAAGAGAAGGACGAAGCCTCCCGCCAGCGCCTCGACAAGCTGGAGGAAGAACTGGCCAACGCCAAGGGTTCCTTCGACGCCCTGCAGGCTCAATGGCAGTCTGAAAAGGAGGCGGTTCAGAAGCTCCGCGACATCCGCGAAGAAATCGAGCGCACCCGCACCGAGATCGAGAAGGCGGAACGCGAATATGACCTCAACAAAGCCGCCGAGTTGCGCTACGGCCGCATGCAGGAGTTGGAGAAGCAGCTCAAGAAGCAAGAGGAAACGCTGCATCAAAAGCAATCCCAGAGCCGTCTGCTCAAAGAGGAAGTCTCGGAAGAGGACGTGGCCCAGGTGGTTTCCCGCTGGAGCGGCGTGCCGGTTTCCCGTCTG
Encoded proteins:
- the era gene encoding GTPase Era, which codes for MSKCGHIALIGRPNAGKSTLLNHLMGQKIAIVSDKPQTTRRRILGVLNRGEAQMIFVDTPGIHKPGYRLNQIMMDTVYEAIKDVDLLLHMVDASEPYGRGEQFVVDLVKQAGKPTLLLLNKADAVNKGRLLPEIEAYNERFAYQEIIPISASQGDNVEVLLERIAEHLPESDWLFPEDYFTDQQERFLASEIIREKVLAHTRREIPYSTAVVIEEFDESRRQEEESFLRITASILVDKPNHKKIVIGRGGRMIKRIGTEARKELKRMLEVKSLYLDLNVKVEAGWRDREGLLDQMGVIGR
- a CDS encoding YebC/PmpR family DNA-binding transcriptional regulator, which codes for MSGHSKWHSIKHKKAAADAKRGKLFTRLIKEISVAARLGGGDEDSNPRLRTAVEKAKGANMPQDNIKRAILKGTGELPGQVYEPVSYEGYGPGGAAVFIETLTDNRNRTVAEIRHLFSKHNGNLAENGAVAWIFERKGYFRVPLDAAEEDQLLEIALEAGAEDMETGEDAYEIYSPFEQFDAVRDALDKAGIEAESKEVTMIPQNSLALEGKQAQQMLKLMDALEDHEDVQNVYSNLDIDEAEMEALMN
- the ruvC gene encoding crossover junction endodeoxyribonuclease RuvC, producing MKVFGVDPGSRVTGYGVIEAQGSRLKCLDYGKVEGLKRGDSSDFAQRLVRIYQGLKQRIAEHQPEVVAVEKVFHAVNVQTALKLGHARGVILLAAAEAGVPILEYSPLEIKKSVVGYGRAEKTQVQMMVKTLLNLRRTPQPHDAADALAVAICHSFNGSPRRRSRQRWKIPR
- the amrB gene encoding AmmeMemoRadiSam system protein B, whose translation is MIHKAAFAGSFYPGEAPELRRQVASAIPPQRSKHKALGVMLPHAGYRYCGHIIGKTLAGLQLPRRFILLCPNHTGRGAPLSIQSLGRWQTPLGEVEIDRPLARAIKRHCLNVQDSPEALRREHSVEVQLPFLQYFLDEFTFVPVAVGTSRLQSLLLLGRGLAAVLEEAEEPVMLIATSDMNHFEPAEVGRQKDQAALRLICEMDCQGLYREVRERPISMCGYGPMIAIMEACRLLEARRAEVVDYAQSSDVTGEFSSVVGYAGVVIR
- a CDS encoding Hsp20/alpha crystallin family protein produces the protein MSQDPFQELKQLQQRMKQILEQSVQSGPSAEESSAPSSERAWTPVVDILETAEEFVVKAELPEVQREDVKLQLTGNVLTLSGQRRRQPRAEGEVVHHQRERAWGRFIRHFNLPGHLDSDTISALLRDGVLTIRLAKQRELSPRRIEIS
- the clpB gene encoding ATP-dependent chaperone ClpB; its protein translation is MDINRMTEKARQALMEAQSDAARRGHQQVDVEHLLATLLVQPKGLTAAILNKADVNVEGLQQRIEGDLERRPSVSGPGAEADKVYITGRLNTLLAQAELEAKGLKDQYVSAEHLLLAMLDDKGTAGMLLKEFGVTRDRMLKALREVRGSQRITSQNPESTYQALEQYGRDLTQDARRGKIDPVIGRDEEIRRITQVLSRRTKNNPVLIGEPGVGKTAIAEGLAQRIVNGDVPEGLKNKRIVSLDMGALIAGAKYRGEFEERLKAVLKEVQEAEGEIILFIDELHTVVGAGRTEGSMDAGNLLKPMLARGELHCIGATTLDEYRKHVEKDAALERRFQPVLVDQPSVEDTISILRGLKERYEVHHGVRIQDAALVSAAVLSNRYISDRFLPDKAIDLMDEAAAKLRTEMDSMPAELDEIRRRVMQLEIEREALKKEKDEASRQRLDKLEEELANAKGSFDALQAQWQSEKEAVQKLRDIREEIERTRTEIEKAEREYDLNKAAELRYGRMQELEKQLKKQEETLHQKQSQSRLLKEEVSEEDVAQVVSRWSGVPVSRLMEGETEKLLHLEEELHKRVVGQDEAVHAVSQAVIRARSGLKDPERPIGSFIFLGPTGVGKTELARALAQFLFDDERAMIRIDMSEYQEKHSVARLVGAPPGYVGFEEGGQLTEAVRRRPYSVILFDEIEKAHVDVFNSMLQILDDGRLTDGHGRTVNFKNTIVIMTSNIGSTRILEFQGDFESEGYERMKTEVLSELRRNFRPEFLNRVDETIVFHALSRQDLKAIVTIQLGYLQRRLEDRKITIELSDEAAGHLVDVGYDPHFGARPLKRAIQREIENPLGMLLLKGEIADGQHVEVDLKSDGTLDFVPVIPAEPVEA